The following proteins are co-located in the Hypomesus transpacificus isolate Combined female chromosome 23, fHypTra1, whole genome shotgun sequence genome:
- the tbl1x gene encoding F-box-like/WD repeat-containing protein TBL1X yields MSITSDEVNFLVYRYLQESGFSHSAFTFGIESHISQSNINGTLVPPAALISILQKGLQYVEAEISINEDGTVFDGRPIESLSLIDAVMPDVVQTRQQAFRDKLAQQQACGMAASASGHQGNTPKNGEAMLNGDENGTHNMNNHSEQMEMDVDVEIPASKATVLRGHESEVFICAWNPVSDLLASGSGDSTARIWNLNENSNSSSTQLVLRHCIREGGQDVPSNKDVTSLDWNSEGTLLATGSYDGFARIWTKDGNLASTLGQHKGPIFALKWNKKGNSILSAGVDKTTIIWDAHTGEAKQQFPFHSAPALDVDWQNNSTFASCSTDMCIHVCRLGSDRPLKTFQGHTNEVNAIKWDPSGMLLASCSDDMTLKIWSMKQDMCVHDLQAHSKEIYTIKWSPTGPGTSNPNSNIMLASASFDSTVRLWDVERGVCIHTLTKHQEPVYSVAFSPDGRHLASGSFDKCVHIWNTVTGALVHSYRGTGGIFEVCWNSTGDKVGASASDGSVCVLDLRK; encoded by the exons ATGAGTATAACCAGTGACGAAGTGAACTTCTTGGTCTACAGATATCTCCAAGAATCAG GTTTCTCCCACTCGGCTTTCACCTTTGGCATCGAGAGCCACATCAGCCAGTCCAACATCAATGGAACACTAGTGCCCCCTGCTGCTCTGATCTCCATCCTGCAGAAGGGCCTCCAGTATGTGGAGGCAGAGATCAGCATCAATGAG GATGGTACGGTGTTTGACGGGCGGCCCATCGAGTCGTTGTCGCTTATCGACGCGGTGATGCCAGACGTAGTGCAGACGCGGCAACAGGCTTTCCGCGACAAACTGGCCCAGCAACAGGCCTGCGGTATGGCCGCCAGCGCCTCGGGTCACCAGGGCAACACACCAAAGAACGGAGAGGCTATGCTGAATGGAGACGAGAACGGCACTCACAACATGA ATAACCACAGTGAGCAGATGGAGATGGATGTGGATGTGGAGATCCCAGCCAGCAAGGCCACAGTCCTGCGAGGCCATGAGTCCGAGGTGTTCATCTGTGCCTGGAACCCAGTCAGCGACCTGCTGGCTTCAGG TTCTGGGGACTCGACAGCCAGGATCTGGAACCTGAATGAGAACAGTAACTCGAGCTCCACCCAACTGGTGCTGCGCCACTGCATCCGAGAGGGAGGCCAAGACGTCCCCAGCAACAAAGACGTCACCTCACTGGACTGGAAT AGCGAAGGGACTCTTCTAGCAACAGGGTCCTATGATGGATTTGCAAGGATATGGACGAAGGACG GTAATCTGGCGAGCACTTTGGGGCAACACAAAGGGCCCATATTTGCACTGAAGTGGAATAAGAAGGGGAACTCCATCCTCAGTGCTGGTGTAGATAAG ACGACAATCATTTGGGatgcacacacaggagaggCCAAGCAGCAGTTTCCTTTCCACTCAG ccccagccctggaCGTGGACTGGCAGAACAACTCCACCTTTGCCTCCTGCAGCACGGACATGTGCATCCATGTGTGTCGGCTGGGCAGCGACCGCCCTCTCAAGACCTTCCAGGGACACACG AATGAAGTTAACGCGATTAAGTGGGATCCATCAGGAATGCTGCTGGCCTCCTGCTCTGATGACATGACTTTAAAG ATCTGGAGTATGAAGCAAGATATGTGTGTCCATGACCTCCAAGCTCACAGCAAAGAAATATACACAATCAAGTGGAGCCCGACAGGCCCTGGAACCAGCAACCCCAACTCCAACATCATGCTCGCTAG CGCCTCCTTTGACTCCACAGTGCGCCTGTGGGACGTGGAGCGTGGCGTGTGCATCCACACGCTGACCAAACACCAGGAGCCCGTCTACAGCGTGGCCTTCAGCCCTGACGGGCGCCACCTGGCCAGCGGCTCCTTCGACAAGTGTGTCCACATCTGGAACACCGTG ACGGGGGCCTTGGTGCACAGCTACAGGGGGACGGGCGGCATATTCGAGGTCTGCTGGAACAGCACTGGAGACAAAGTGGGTGCCAGCGCCTCCGATGGATCG GTATGTGTTCTTGATCTCCGAAAATAG
- the gpr143 gene encoding G-protein coupled receptor 143 encodes MMASPRLETFCCPNRDASTEFVITFQPLFFGAICIGSASLSLIFSILQILPKRKGYRRLGQYPLPKPASSSRILFIISICDILGCAGIIVRSSIWLGLPNLVSGISVANSSEVWPEVFCVGSAMWIQLFFSASFWWTFCYAVDVFLVVKRSAGISTIILYHMITWGLAVLLCVEGVAMLYYPSISNCENGLQHAIPHYITTYAPLLLVLLVNPVLFARTVSAVTSLLKGRQGIYTENERRLGTEIKIRFFKIMLVFFICWLPNIINESLLFYLEMQIDIKAATLKNVRNAALITWFIMGILNPMQGFLNTLAFHGWTGMDVDLSLQRRRELAWDSASTSAPATGGYNPIVGSSLLYQSHVQEGKKNMTANGHQPSDAISVLSEGSESSTIEIHISSELREYEDVDADEESLENSVKR; translated from the exons ATGATGGCATCCCCAAGGCTGGAGACTTTCTGCTGCCCAAACCGAGACGCATCCACCGAATTTGTCATTACCTTTCAACCGCTTTTCTTTGGTGCCATTTGCATTGGCAGCGCAAGTTTGAGTCTTATTTTTTCAATACTACAGATTTTGCCCAAACGCAAGGGCTACAGACGTCTTGGACAGTACCCTTTGCCGAAACCTGCGTCTTCCTCGAGAATATTGTTCATAATCAGCATTTGTGATATTTTGGGATGTGCAG GAATCATAGTGAGATCGTCCATCTGGCTGGGCTTGCCAAACCTCGTCAGCGGTATCTCTGTGGCCAACAGCAGTGAAGTCTGGCCAGAGGTGTTTTGTGTGGGCAGTGCC ATGTGGATCCAGCTGTTCTTCAGCGCTTCCTTCTGGTGGACCTTCTGTTATGCTGTGGACGTCTTCCTGGTAGTCAAGAGATCTGCAGGAATAAG CACTATCATCCTGTATCACATGATCACATGGGGcctggctgtgttgctgtgtgttgaGGGTGTAGCCATGCTATACTACCCATCAATCTCCAA TTGTGAGAATGGTCTTCAGCATGCCATCCCCCACTATATCACCACCTACGCTCCCCTGCTGCTTGTGCTACTGGTCAACCCTGTGCTGTTCGCCCGCACCGTATCTGCAG TTACATCCTTACTTAAGGGACGACAAGGAATCTACACAGAAAATGAAAGACGCCTAGGCACAGAGATAAAGATTCGCTTCTTCAAAATCATGCTGGTGTTCTTTATTTG CTGGTTACCCAACATCATCAATGAGAGCTTGCTCTTCTACCTGGAGATGCAGATAGACATCAAGGCTGCCACTTTAAAGAATGTGAGAAACGCAGCCCTCATCACATGGTTCATCATG gggaTCCTCAACCCAATGCAGGGTTTCCTCAATACCCTGGCCTTCCATGGATGGACGGGCATGGATGTGGACCTGAGCCTACAGCGCAGGagggagctggcctgggactctgcctccacctcgGCACCTGCCACAGGGGGCTACAACCCAATTGTAGGCTCCAGCCTACTCTACCAGAGTCACGTCCAGGAAGGCAAGAAGAACATGACGGCCAATGGGCATCAGCCGTCCGACGCGATCAGCGTCCTCTCAGAAG GTTCTGAGTCTAGTACAATTGAAATCCACATTTCCAGTGAGCTTCGCGAGTATGAGGATGTAGACGCAGATGAGGAATCGCTGGAGAACTCTGTGAAGCGCTAG